The proteins below come from a single Stomoxys calcitrans chromosome 1, idStoCalc2.1, whole genome shotgun sequence genomic window:
- the LOC131995958 gene encoding uncharacterized protein LOC131995958, with amino-acid sequence MCYNDKLAFIKKIKLCLNCFSKGHVVKDCKSAFNCSKCQRRHNTLLCNTGTESGNQCITAPNTPVLQSTSEDTPQISSGVTIQSCAATTSRKVLLGTAIIHILHRGEIFKARAVFDSGSEASFISEHLFNLLRLNSKRISAQISGLNGCVSACSQKICDLCLSSPIDSGIFINASAIVLPRLTSSLPTFTADSDMFSRLPDIRLADPDFFRTSYIDILIGADLIPQVMLGGVRHKVCGTLMAQETVFGWILTGPVASDNISSFRTTVSYFNELALDERISKFFEMEDIPKRKHMSDDDKYCEEYFAESTRRGPTGRYVVSLPFKKEFGNTLRLGPSKRNVTAQYFRNENRLIRTPDLKVQYDKVLKEYLELGHMKEVPSNPSQDDSRYFLPHHAVVRPDSVTTKVRVVFNASNPTSNGVSLNDVLYCGPSLQLDLTSLLLQWRFYKIVFNSDIEKMYRQISVNPSHTPFQRIIFRDDPNDNLHEYELQTVTFGLNCAPYLALRTIQQLATDIKDVYPLASHVLMSCMYVDDVMAGGHDVSSAIKVQTELTAALESAGFALRKWTSNSSEFLASIPREHLLNEDFLQFNDNSTAKTLGVRWNARYDYFYFSAKAIRPNERPTKRFILSEISKLFDPAGWLCPYIVLAKLLMRDIWASNTDWDSPVPTHLLTNWLDFLANYSDINDLRISRWVQYTPDCEVQLHGFCDASEKAYAATIYSRTIDSNGNINTYLLVAKSRVSPLKTVSIPRLELCAALLLAETIEALMQVFPIPNTKIFCWSDSMIVLAWLKKPAFLWKTFIANRVSKISEIISGDNWSHVESRHNPADIASRGAYPKELSAFLASFHRFVSRRGCPRNLYSDNGTTFVGASKEISQNFLRCSRDSISANFSYQSITWHFIPPGAPHMGGLWEAGVKSFKLHFRKMAGNHKFTLEEFATILARIEACLNSRPISPVSEDPNDLLALTPGHFLTGGPILSIAEPSESDGNLSVLNRWRRVRALCQQFSIRWKHEYIKEIHKRMKWQTPQKNLEVGSMVVIRDDCLPPNEWRLGRVSKIYTGKDHLYAFDKM; translated from the exons ATGTGCTACAACGACAAGTTGGCTTTTATAAAGAAGATAAAGCTATGCTTGAATTGCTTTTCGAAGGGACATGTGGTAAAAGATTGCAAAAGTGCATTTAATTGTTCGAAATGTCAACGAAGACATAATACCTTGCTTTGCAATACAGGAACTGAATCGGGTAACCAATGTATCACCGCTCCAAATACACCAGTTCTACAGTCCACATCCGAAGATACGCCCCAAATTTCTAGCGGTGTGACAATTCAGTCTTGTGCTGCTACCACATCCAGAAAGGTTCTCCTTGGTACAGCAATTATTCACATCCTTCATAGAGGTGAGATATTTAAAGCAAGGGCTGTATTTGATTCTGGTTCAGAAGCTTCGTTCATTTCTGAACACCTTTTCAACCTTCTTCGACTTAATAGCAAAAGGATATCCGCCCAGATCTCCGGGCTGAATGGGTGTGTGTCCGCATGTTCACAGAAAATATGCGACTTATGTTTAAGTTCACCCATAGACTCCggaattttcataaatgctTCCGCAATCGTTCTTCCCCGACTGACATCTTCATTGCCCACCTTTACGGCTGATAGCGACATGTTTTCCCGTTTACCGGACATTCGTCTGGCGGATCCTGATTTCTTTCGAACATCATACATTGATATTCTGATCGGGGCAGACTTAATTCCTCAGGTAATGCTTGGTGGGGTGAGACACAAGGTTTGTGGAACACTGATGGCTCAAGAGACAGTGTTCGGATGGATTTTGACAGGGCCTGTTGCTTCTGATAATATTTCCTCCTTTCGAACAACGGTCTCCTACTTTAACGAGTTAGCGCTCGATGAgaggatatccaaattttttgagATGGAAGATATTCCTAAACGAAAACACATGTCGGATGATGACAAATACTGTGAAGAGTACTTTGCTGAGTCCACGCGAAGGGGCCCAACGGGCCGATATGTTGTATCATTGCCATTCAAGAAAGAGTTTGGAAATACTTTGAGACTAGGTCCGTCGAAGAGGAATGTAACGGCCCAATATTTTCGGAACGAGAATCGTTTGATTAGAACACCAGATCTGAAGGTACAATATGACAAAGTGCTCAAGGAATACTTGGAACTTGGCCATATGAAAGAGGTTCCGTCAAATCCTTCCCAAGATGATTCCAGATATTTCCTTCCACATCATGCTGTGGTTCGCCCTGACAGCGTGACTACGAAGGTCCGCGTCGTCTTCAATGCTTCGAATCCAACTTCGAATGGTGTAAGCTTGAACGACGTCCTTTACTGCGGACCGTCCCTCCAACTTGACCTGACTAGTTTGCTTCTCCAATGGCGCTTTTACAAAATCGTCTTTAACAGCGATATTGAAAAGATGTACCGCCAGATTTCCGTTAATCCTAGCCACACACCCTTCCAGCGTATAATCTTTAGGGATGATCCAAACGACAACCTCCACGAATATGAGCTCCAAACGGTTACGTTTGGATTGAATTGCGCCCCATATCTCGCACTTCGTACAATTCAACAGCTAGCCACTGACATTAAGGATGTTTATCCGCTAGCTAGTCATGTTTTAATGTCGTGTATGTACGTAGATGATGTTATGGCAGGAGGCCATGACGTGTCATCAGCCATTAAGGTCCAGACAGAACTGACTGCTGCCCTGGAATCCGCTGGATTCGCATTGAGGAAATGGACCTCCAATTCATCCGAATTCCTTGCTTCCATTCCTAGGGAACATTTACTCAATGAAGATTTCCTACAGTTTAATGACAATAGCACGGCTAAAACTTTGGGCGTAAGGTGGAACGCCAGATATgattatttctatttttctgCCAAAGCCATCAGGCCTAATGAGAGGCCTACTAAGAGGTTCATTTTATCCGAGATATCTAAACTGTTTGATCCCGCTGGCTGGCTTTGTCCATATATTGTACTAGCCAAACTATTAATGCGAGATATATGGGCCTCCAATACCGACTGGGACAGCCCAGTTCCGacacatttattgactaattggTTAGATTTCTTGGCCAATTATTCTGATATAAATGACCTCCGTATTTCCCGTTGGGTACAATACACACCCGACTGCGAGGTGCAACTGCATGGCTTCTGTGACGCCTCCGAGAAGGCATATGCCGCTACCATTTATTCACGCACCATCGattccaatggcaatataaatACCTATTTACTCGTGGCAAAGTCCAGGGTATCTCCTTTGAAAACCGTTTCGATCCCAAGGCTAGAACTTTGCGCCGCACTTTTACTTGCCGAGACGATTGAGGCATTGATGCAGGTTTTCCCTATTCCGAATACGAAAATCTTTTGCTGGTCGGATTCCATGATTGTCCTAGCATGGTTGAAGAAACCTGCATTCCTTTGGAAAACGTTCATAGCCAATCGGGTTTCCAAAATTTCCGAGATTATCAGTGGGGACAATTGGTCCCATGTGGAATCTAGACACAATCCTGCAGACATTGCCTCTCGGGGTGCTTATCCGAAAGAGCTTTCCG CATTTCTAGCTTCCTTTCACAGATTCGTGTCACGACGAGGGTGTCCACGTAATCTATATTCAGACAATGGTACCACCTTCGTGGGCGCTTCTAAAGAAATCTCTCAGAATTTTCTTCGCTGTTCCCGCGATTCAATATCCGCAAATTTTTCGTACCAGAGTATAACATGGCACTTTATACCCCCGGGAGCTCCTCACATGGGAGGACTCTGGGAAGCCGGGGTAAAAAGTTTTAAGCTACATTTCCGTAAAATGGCTGGCAATCATAAATTTACTCTGGAAGAGTTCGCTACAATTCTAGCCCGAATTGAAGCCTGCTTAAATTCCAGGCCAATTTCTCCGGTATCTGAGGATCCAAATGACCTATTGGCATTGACGCCTGGTCACTTTCTTACCGGTGGTCCGATCCTCTCCATTGCCGAACCATCGGAGTCCGATGGCAATCTTTCCGTTTTAAACCGTTGGCGTCGAGTAAGGGCTCTATGCCAACAATTTAGCATCCGATGGAAACATGAATATATCAAAGAAATTCATAAACGTATGAAATGGCAAACCCCTCAGAAGAACTTAGAAGTTGGCTCTATGGTCGTTATTCGAGATGATTGTTTACCCCCAAATGAGTGGAGACTGGGTAGAGTTTCTAAAATTTATACTGGGAAAGACCATTTG TATGCCTTCGATAAAATGTAA